One window of the Anopheles aquasalis chromosome X, idAnoAquaMG_Q_19, whole genome shotgun sequence genome contains the following:
- the LOC126581555 gene encoding glutamyl aminopeptidase-like, translating into MSLEERDHKIVLRYTGQNSPTALYHHQHYAHQPATPYGHHHQQHQQQQHYQHYGGPASNNNNNDIHHHIVPRSEYMYTGVSPVADHENDEYERKGGCFVSICRGISIAVLMFVLIFFLSFTIFFSTKYAYEHKPNLTLEDFLNHRAYLIDKRSRIPKHVIPKHYRLFVEPVFNETTNPFSYSGIVWVTVTSKKPNNKRIELNVKNLRIRMEDVAVLKSIRLTNMDFDEDLDWDLSEEDLYSLPRLNRRRRRQVNPAMPSQSIKRTTSAVDPAKQKREQDDPQNSASEVMDDEKGIEDGTGAPPGTINSDSTENATVIDKSKFYHHPVFPADDFVTIKILDLEFDESNEKMIIFLGTEMKKDIYYIVKVNFTGNMTNDKGLYYTHYEDDGPTHKHFAAAVLEPNNARRLYPCMDDHNFRSPFELNIARNSNMNSASSLNLEMSEPMEEGDLVVDTYNTTGMVRASEIGFVVTDMVPERYNITQRVSLLAYTRTRYDEHIKNTTDIFSRIIHIYEQYLGVLFPYETIRYVTIPNADHSIYEIKEGMILSSEKRLIIADHYFPPVIPGVHQVQVSVANELAKLLIHNLADYKNKETYWLHESIPLYLQSLALRNLTATGSTVLDDFLLEGRLRSMREEMNTKTSALNIFTNHWEEDTHFELVKYKGLSVLRMMNYTLGVQAFDRFLGDYFRLRNDSESIDVIDILARDSLGRMDDVFSSFLHSWSSLEKYPIINIRHNNASGYFELRQIPLPFEEEVDQLWTVPVTFINNTNHRLFAEKVRWLTDSDNLLEIKSSGMAFNNGSWIIINPSGIGYYRVNYEPQHWIQLAHVLNRHFQKLPYTTRAIIVDDALNLARLGLLNYSIAFNVVSFVKKANGDYQPWKLVLSNLEFVLHATEDLPNFHHVERFLEYLIVAKYDEIRRPGNTVRYNPLVEELIVHWACKLGVNDCVRRHRNLFEEIFNRTMVPFELPEEQLQRILCTTIRYSGLTEWKQVEQEYLRTDDINYQRMLVKSLGCTREIRLIKRLLGLLRHPGFSMYTKEILTSISENKVALKYAMDYLYNEWIEVRRYLTLYDISILLRCISNKNEFLMYEQIFFRYSYTFQTMDKEILKRMRDIIMKLLRWREEVAPIIEFEPFHFEANEMTDTITFL; encoded by the exons ATGAGCTTGGAGGAACGAGACCACAAGATAGTGCTACGGTACACCGGACAAAACTCACCGACCGccctttaccaccaccagcattacGCCCATCAACCAGCAACGCCGTAcgggcatcaccatcagcagcatcagcagcagcagcattaccagCATTATGGCGGACCCGCgtccaacaataacaataatgacATCCATCACCATATCGTGCCTCGGTCGGAGTACATGTACACCGGTGTCTCACCGGTGGCAGACCACGAGAACGACGAGTACGAGCGGAAAGGGGGCTGCTTCGTGTCGATCTGTCGTGGCATCAGTATCGCGGTGCTGATGTTTGtcctcatcttcttcctctccttcaCGATATTCTTTAGCACCAAGTACGCGTACGAG CACAAACCCAACCTGACGCTGGAGGACTTTCTTAACCACCGGGCGTACCTGATCGATAAGCGATCGCGCATACCAAAGCACGTCATCCCGAAGCACTACCGGCTATTCGTGGAACCGGTGTTCAACGAGACGACCAACCCGTTCAGCTACAGCGGCATCGTCTGGGTGACGGTGACGTCGAAGAAGCCGAACAACAAGCGGATCGAACTGAACGTAAAGAACCTGCGAATCCGAATGGAGGATGTGGCCGTGCTGAAGAGCATCCGGCTGACAAACATGGATTTCGACGAGGATCTTGACTGGGATCTAAGCGAGGAGGATCTGTACTCATTGCCGCGATTGAATCGGCGCCGACGCCGCCAGGTTAACCCAGCTATGCCGTCCCAATCCATTAAACGAACCACATCCGCGGTGGATCCGGCAAAGCAGAAACGGGAGCAGGACGATCCACAGAACAGTGCCAGCGAAGTGATGGATGACGAAAAAGGGATAGAGGATGGGACCGGAGCGCCACCAGGCACGATCAATAGCGACAGCACCGAGAACGCGACCGTTATTGACAAGTCCAAGTTCTACCACCATCCTGTCTTCCCGGCTGACGACTTCGTCACGATCAAGATCCTTGACCTAGAGTTTGACGAGTCGAACGAAAAAATGATCATCTTCCTCGGCACGGAGATGAAGAAGGACATCTACTATATCGTCAAGGTGAACTTTACCGGCAACATGACGAATGATAAGGGGCTCTACTACACGCACTACGAGGATGATGGACCGACGCACAA ACACTTTGCCGCGGCGGTCCTGGAACCCAACAATGCTCGAAGGCTTTATCCGTGCATGGACGATCACAACTTTCGCTCACCGTTCGAGTTGAACATTGCGCGGAATAGCAACATGAATAGCGCGTCGAGCCTGAACCTGGAGATGTCGGAACCGATGGAGGAGGGCGACCTGGTGGTAGATACCTACAACACGACCGGTATGGTGCGGGCCTCGGAGATCGGGTTCGTAGTGACGGATATGGTACCGGAGCGATACAACATTACGCAGCGGGTGAGCCTGCTGGCCTACACCCGAACGCGGTACGACGAGCACATCAAGAACACGACTGACATTTTCTCACGCATCATCCACATCTACGAACAATACCTGGGCGTACTGTTCCCGTACGAGACGATCCGCTACGTGACTATACCGAACGCGGACCACTCGATCTACGAGATAAAAGAGGGTATGATACTATCCAGCGAGAAACGGCTCATCATCGCGGATCACTACTTTCCACCGGTTATCCCGGGGGTTCATCAGGTGCAGGTTTCGGTCGCTAACGAGCTGGCGAAGCTACTCATTCACAATCTGGCCGACTATAAGAACAAGGAGACGTACTGGTTGCACGAGTCGATTCCTCTTTACCTACAGTCGCTAGCGTTACGCAAT CTAACGGCCACTGGATCGACCgtgttggatgattttttgcTCGAAGGCCGGCTGCGATCCATGCGCGAGGAGATGAACACGAAAACGTCCGCGCTTAACATTTTTACTAACCACTGGGAGGAGGATACACACTTTGAGCTGGTCAAGTACAAGGGTCTAAGCGTGCTGCGCATGATGAATTACACGCTGGGCGTACAGGCATTCGATCGCTTTCTAGGCGATTACTTCCGCTTGCGAAATGACAGCGAATCAATCGATGTGATCGACATCCTCGCCCGGGATAGCCTCGGCCGGATGGACGATGTGTTCAGCAGCTTTTTGCATAGCTGGAGCAGCTTGGAGAAGTATCCAATCATCAACATCCGGCACAACAATGCGTCGGGGTACTTTGAGCTGCGCCAAATACCACTGCCGTTCGAGGAGGAGGTCGATCAGCTGTGGACGGTGCCAGTTACTTTCATCAATAACACCAACCACCGGTTGTTCGCTGAGAAGGTGCGGTGGCTAACTGATAGCGATAATCTACTTGAAATTAAATCCAGTGGCATGGCCTTCAACAACGGCTCGTGGATTATTATCAACCCGAGCGGAATCG gTTACTATCGCGTGAACTACGAACCGCAGCACTGGATCCAGCTAGCACACGTACTGAACAGACACTTTCAAAAGCTGCCCTATACGACTCGCGCAATCATTGTGGACGATGCTTTGAATTTGGCGCGGCTCGGACTGCTCAATTACTCGATTGCATTCAATGTGGTCTCGTTTGTGAAGAAAGCGAACGGAGACTACCAACCCTGGAAGCTGGTGCTGAGCAACCTGGAGTTTGTGCTACACGCAACGGAGGATTTGCCTAATTTCCATCACGTCGAG CGTTTCCTGGAGTATCTTATCGTGGCAAAGTACGATGAGATTCGGCGGCCTGGCAATACGGTGCGCTACAACCCACTGGTCGAGGAGTTGATCGTGCATTGGGCGTGCAAGCTCGGCGTTAATGACTGCGTCAGGCGGCACCGGAACCTGTTCGAGGAGATATTCAACCGGACAATGGTACCGTTTGAGCTGCCCGAAGAGCAACTACAGCGTATTCTGTGCACGACGATCCGCTACAGTGGGCTCACCGAGTGGAAGCAGGTGGAGCAGGAGTATCTGCGAACGGACGATATCAACTATCAGCGCATGCTAGTGAAGAGTCTAGGATGTACGCGCGAGATTCGGCTCATCAAGCGACTGCTCGGGCTGCTGCGGCATCCGGGCTTCAGCATGTACACTAAGGAAATCCTGACATCGATTAGCGAAAACAAAGTGGCTCTGAAGTACGCGATGGACTATCTATATAACGAGTGG